In a single window of the Procambarus clarkii isolate CNS0578487 chromosome 51, FALCON_Pclarkii_2.0, whole genome shotgun sequence genome:
- the LOC123749398 gene encoding uncharacterized protein — MFWPYSEPECQESECQESEPHSEPECQESEPHSEPECQESEPHSEPECQESECQESEPHSEPECQESEPHSEPECQESEPHSEPECQEPECQESEPHSEPECQESESHSEPECQESEPHSEPECQEPEPHSEPECQESEPHSELECQESEPHSEPECQEPECQEPECQESEPHSEPECQESESHSEPECQESEPHSEPECQEPELHSEVECQEPEPHSEPECQESEPNSEPECQESESHSEPECQESEPHSEPECQEPEPHSEPECQEPECQESEPHSEPECQESESHSEPECQEPEPHSELECQEPEPHSEPECQESEPHSEPECQESEPHSEPECQEPEPHSELECQKSEPHSEPECQEPECQESEPHSEPECQESEPNSEPEPHSEPECQESEPISEPEPHSEPECQESEPNSEPEPHSEPECPRINTETMFTRHERRCAIRL, encoded by the coding sequence ATGTTTTGGCCGTACTCAGAGCCAGAGTGCCAAGAGTCAGAGTGCCAAGAGTCAGAGCCCCACTCAGAGCCAGAGTGCCAAGAGTCAGAGCCCCACTCAGAGCCAGAGTGCCAAGAGTCAGAGCCACACTCAGAGCCAGAGTGCCAAGAGTCAGAGTGCCAAGAGTCAGAGCCCCACTCAGAGCCAGAGTGCCAAGAGTCAGAGCCCCACTCAGAGCCAGAGTGCCAAGAGTCAGAGCCACACTCAGAGCCAGAGTGCCAAGAGCCAGAGTGCCAAGAGTCAGAGCCCCACTCAGAGCCAGAGTGCCAAGAGTCAGAATCTCACTCAGAGCCAGAGTGCCAAGAGTCAGAGCCACACTCAGAGCCAGAGTGCCAAGAGCCAGAGCCCCACTCAGAGCCAGAGTGCCAAGAGTCAGAGCCCCACTCAGAGCTAGAGTGCCAAGAGTCAGAGCCACACTCAGAGCCAGAGTGCCAAGAGCCAGAGTGCCAAGAGCCAGAGTGCCAAGAGTCAGAGCCCCACTCAGAGCCAGAGTGCCAAGAGTCAGAATCTCACTCAGAGCCAGAGTGCCAAGAGTCAGAGCCTCATTCAGAGCCAGAgtgccaagagccagagctccactcAGAGGTAGAGTGCCAAGAGCCAGAGCCCCACTCAGAGCCAGAGTGCCAAGAGTCAGAGCCTAACTCAGAGCCAGAGTGCCAAGAGTCAGAATCTCACTCAGAGCCAGAGTGCCAAGAGTCAGAGCCTCATTCAGAGCCAGAGTGCCAAGAGCCAGAGCCACACTCAGAGCCAGAGTGCCAAGAGCCAGAGTGCCAAGAGTCAGAGCCCCACTCAGAGCCAGAGTGCCAAGAGTCAGAATCTCACTCAGAGCCAGAGTGCCAAGAGCCAGAGCCCCACTCAGAGCTAGAGTGCCAAGAGCCAGAGCCCCACTCAGAGCCAGAGTGCCAAGAGTCAGAGCCCCACTCAGAGCCAGAGTGCCAAGAGTCAGAGCCTCATTCAGAGCCAGAGTGCCAAGAGCCAGAGCCCCACTCAGAGCTAGAGTGCCAAAAGTCAGAGCCACACTCAGAGCCAGAGTGCCAAGAGCCAGAGTGCCAAGAGTCAGAGCCCCACTCAGAGCCAGAGTGCCAAGAGTCAGAGCCTAACTCAGAGCCAGAGCCCCACTCAGAGCCAGAGTGCCAAGAGTCAGAGCCTATCTCAGAGCCAGAGCCCCACTCTGAGCCAGAGTGCCAAGAGTCAGAGCCTAACTCAGAGCCAGAGCCCCACTCAGAGCCAGAGTGCCCGAGGATAAACACAGAGACAATGTTCACTCGACATGAACGCCGCTGCGCAATAAGATTATAA